gcttttcaaaaataatttcaagaaaacaagGGCCAGAATTATGGCACAAGTGGCTTAGGCTGCTGTTTATGATGCCAggaccccatattggagtgctggcttgggacttggctactctgcttccaatccagattcctgctaatgtgcaaaaACTAGTATCCTTGTtgctcatgtgggaggccaggctggagttcctggtttctggtttcatccttgaatgttgtaaccatttgggaaagtgaatcagcagatgaaagcctctctctctctctctctctctctctctctctcccccccacccctctctctcccccaaatggggctgggaaaactggatctgcacatgcagaagtatgaaactagaccccaaccttacaccttacacaaaaatctacttaaaatgaaacaaaggcCTAAATCTACTACCCTATATcaacaaattactagagaacattgggaaaattctgcaagacattgacataagcAAAGCCTTCTTTAAAAGACCCCAAAGCACAGATGGTCAAAAtataaattgacaaatgggattacttcaagatgagaagcttctgcagtgtAAAAAAACAATCGTcaatgaagaagcaactgacagaacggcagaaaatatttgcaaactatgcaattgataaagggttaacatccagaatctataaagagcttaaggaattcaacaacaacaaaataaacaatccaattaagaaatgggcaaaggacattttcaagagaggaaattcaaatggtcaatatatgcttgaaaaaatgctcaggatcactagccatcagggaaatgcaaattaaaaccacaaagaaatttcacctcaccccagttagaaggctctcatacagaaatcaacaaataacaaacgctggcgaggatgtgagggaaaaggtaccctaatccacagttgtgggactgtaaactggtgtagccactgtggaaatacAGTGTGAAGTTACCTCAGAAATCAGAATatagacccagccatcccactcctcggttATTACCCAAgtccaaagaaatcagcatatgaaagagttatctgtagcccAGTGCTCATTGcagttcaactcacaatagctaaggtatggaatcaatccagatacccatcaactgttgactggataaagaaattctggtatatatatatactgtggtTACTattaagatatagaaaaaatgaaatcctgtcttttacaactaaacggatgcaactggaaaccattatacttagtgaaataagccaatcccaaaagacagttaccatgtgttttccctgatctaatttaactaatagagtacctgaaatgcaatgtattggagtataatgtacattttaagatttgatgattGAGATTCCTATTCTGTTGAgtgacagtgtttttttcttattattatccGTTGAACTCtgacttagtgtagggttaactttatgatcactaagtaaactgaaagtatgtgtTGGTAAAAAATTAAGAGCGGGaatgtgagagagaaggagaagaagggttttagcgtgggcaggagggagggtaggttgtGAagttatcactatgttcctaacttcatttatgaaatacatgaaactctacaactaaataaaaactttttaaaaataaaaaatatatatacacataggtAAAGAATTGACATAATCAGGAAATAGAGGATCTCAATCTCATTAGGGGACTACAGGGTATTTGAGAAGGgaaggtttcttttctttcttgagacAGTTAAATTAGATTGACCTTTATAGCCATTATGCTTGATATTATATCCATACAACATTTACAGCTGTATTTGAAATGATTGGCATACCTGATCCACCAAAATACCAACCTATAAATAAACTAAACttctcattatttttcaaaattctttgggGTCAGTATCTTCAGTCTCATACTATCCTTGAGCACTGGAAGCTTTGAGGTTGAAGGAAACCTCACCAATCAATAGGTATCAAAATTGCTGAAATGGGAACAAGGTGCTTTTCTTGGAACTAACCATAATCTTTCCAATACATGTTGTTATGCAAAATTAATAATCAAATTGCAGGTCTGTTTCACATTCAATTTTAGCTTGCCATCACAGGGTATGTACTCTGTCAACCCAGACTCCACAAAATAAGGCTACTTGAGTGTTAGAGACAAATGTGAATATTATTTCTGTTGCTGAATCAACTTGTGTGACATTCAATATTATGTAACCTCTCTGTGCTTGAGGTAGTACTTCTCTTTGATGGTAAATGACAATTACAACTTtgtaactatgactttaaaattacattagactctttataaaaatattttaatattatctgTATTATGGTATTATCATATTagcatatatattattattacattTTGCCAATACTATtcataaatgtaattttatttctaatttaagtTTTCATTTGCAAAGAAGATAGGAATAAAATGTCTAATTCTTAATTCTTTCTCCCCAGGATAAAGAATTCTGGGAAAATTGAGTACCTGTTTTGAATTAATTATGCTGGTATCCAACAATACATATGTAGCTCCccaatattttattcttaatggAATTCCTGGTCTAGAGAGAGTACATGTGTGgatctccctcccactctgcaCAATGTATATCATCTCCCTCGTGGGAAACCTTGGCCTTGTGTATCTCATTTATTATGAAGAGTCTTTGCATCGTCCAATGTATTTCTTTTTGGCCATGCTCTCCCTCATTGACCTCCTTACCTGCACCACCACTCTACCCAAGGCACTctgcatcttctggttcaatctCAAGGAAGTTAACTTCCAAGCTTGCTTAGTACAGATGTTCTTTGTCCATGGGTTCACAGGTGTGGAGTCTGGCGTGCTCATGCTCATGGCTCTGGATCGCTATGTGGCCATTTGCTACCCACTGCGTTATGCTGCCATACTGACTAACCCTATCATTGTCAAGGCTGGACTTGCCACCTTCTTGAGGGGTGTGTTGTTGATGATGCCTTTGCCATTCTTGGTCAAACGTCTGCCCTTCTGCCGAAGCAATATCATCTCGCATACTTATTGTGACCACATGTCTGTGGTAAAGTTATCCTGTGCTAGCATCAAAGTCAATATCATCTATGGTCTGATGGTTGCCCTCCTGATTGGGGTGTTTGACATTTGCTGTATATCTCTGTCTTACACTATGATCCTCCGGGCAGTTGTCAGTCTCTCATCATCAGATGCTCGACAGAAAGCCTTTAGCACGTGCACTGCTCATATATCTGCCATCATCATCACCTATGTTCCAGCATTATTTACTTTGTTTACTCACCGTTTTGGGGGGCACACCATTCCCCCTTCTATTCATATCATTGTTGCTAATCTttatcttctgcttcccccaacATTGAACCCTATTGTTTATGGGGTAAAGACAAAGCAAATCCGAGACAGTGTCATAAAGTTCTTGCAGGGTAATAAAGGTGCAAGTTCTTCAAAAACAActtaaatgaaacagaaaaaagatgaaggaaaattaaaaagaaagaactcaTCTTAATCTTATGTTCACACATGTgtgatatacattttccattaactctcATAAATTGTGTTTTCTGAAACTATATTGGAGAAATAAACAACTAATCTTGCATTTGTGTCTCATTGCCTTTCCCAACTTTTCTCCATCAAAATCTTTTACAATTTTAATGTAACTTATTCCTTAAAAATTGAGATACAATTGTATATCTTTATTGTGTAACACATGATGTTTtggaacatatatatatgtgtgtgtgtgtgtgtgtgcgtgtgttatctctctctctctctctctctatatatatatatatatataaagatagatagatatagatatagatatagatatagatatagatgccTCTCTCTTGAGAAATGGATAACTCTGgttgatatagatatagatatagatatgatattgatatagatatagatatagatacctCTCTCTTGAGAAATGGATAACTCTGGTTGATCTCACAGAAACAGAGCCTGGAATAATTATTTCCCTCAATAGTTTTAATAAAGTCATTATTATGGGATTCACAACAATTTTTCAACTTATCCATCTAAGTTATTTGCTTAACCTTTTGAAGGAGTCCTTAATTGTCTTTTCTACATTGCTAATCTttcataaaataagaaatgaaatggCTTTCAGGTCTTGGCAGTTTTTGAAGCTAAAATTTCTCTGTATATCAAATCCAGAAGGTATCTAATGTCACCACAGTTACTAGAACccaagacttacttatttgaaggagTGGGTACTCCAGAAGTCACAATGCAGAAGCTATTTTGTGGTTTCCAGTTGAATGCCAACTAATTGGTAAAATGATTGGCTGATTtgttcattcatgcattcattcatttatgctttACTTATACCttgtttcattttacttattagtgaatatttttatcaactcAACTAAAGCCTAGAATTGAACTTAATTCGTTTTTTCTGATTACCAAATATACTGTGTTATCATAACACACTTACAGTAAATTTTTTGTTTATGATTTTGTCTATTTAAAGCTAGAAGATATGGTCCATGAACTCACCGTATGtcactatatttatttttcaggcTCTAATATGATGTATAAAAGTTATGAATAAAGCAAACATTCATGAAATGAATAAACTAATTAGTCTACATTTGTTAGGCATTATGCTAAGTACTATCAATTGGAAAAATGTAGACATTCTTcctattagaaaaaaatttacagtCTAGTTGAAATTATCAGTAAAATCATGTTGAATAGATTACTGTGTTAGTAGTCTTTATAGAGGGCAGGAAAGGATCAAGTAATCAATTCAAACTAGAAAGTAACCTGTGTGTGCATGCTTTTCTCATTGTAGGGTCCTCTGGAAATGGGTCTTAATTGTCAAAGGTAGGGACTGTCTCTTCATGGGATATGATGCTTAAAACTAGGGTTTCCACTCGATCATTTGTGGCACACTATGCTTAGAGAGTAAGAGGCAGAGGAATCAATGATTTCACCGACAGAGATGCTTAACCTATATCATTATTTGGAGATATGTTGCTGCTACATAATGATGATGGAGAGAAAATGTTTGGAATCAAAGAGCTTCAGTGAGATACCTCTCCATGCTCCTGTGCTTGGTAAATATCAGTGGCTAAGTGTAGCTTTTAAATACCCAAAACAGCATAGAAACAAGGGTGTCAGTTCCTTCAGGGATAAAGGCATTGGACACTTACTGCAAAAGGAACCTAAACTAGCAGAAGCTCTGGCTCTGGGAGACTTGAATCTATAATAAGACATAGAATAAGAGATCATGGATAACAATCATGGCTTCTCGACCAACTATAGTAGTTGGTCTGTAACTTGTCTCATTAGTCCTCTTTGTTTAGattgtgttcttcattctgttttttaagaaagTGTGATTGaccactaatttaaaaaaaaatgaaagtctaAAGTGAATATAAGATGCAATTGAGTGTGATCTTGCAAGTGATAGACTATAGCTGTAAATCCTCACATATCCCCTTGTAGTGGGAGACAGGACACCAAGGCTTTTAGCAGGAAACAGATTCTGTTTCCTATACCAGCAGTCCCAGAGGATTTGTATCCAGAGAACTGGCCCCAAACAAAGCAGGGTATTGTCTTATATACCCTGACACAAATAACTATAAGTTTCCCTGTACATATTTGAATAAACATCTTATGTTTGGATATTTTAGAGCTGTAGCACTGTTTACATAATTGTTACAATGTTGTTCATGCATACACTAAAACTGTTTAAGTTGGGAGGTAGCTTTGTTTTGGAAAGTCCTATTTGGCCCCTTGTTCTTGGAAAGTCCCTACCATATCTGTCCCTAGCCAGTTTCCATTTACAGCTTAACTATTTGTTTTATATGGTTTTGGGAGGGGTCTGTAGCACATTTTGATGCTCAAACTCTCTTAGGCTCATAGAGCATCACCTTAGTTTAAAggcatatttttacttttttatgacCTTGCCTTTATaccaatttataatagctaagcaTGCTGCCCCAAACAGGTAAAGGGGTGTTGGTATCAACCTTTACCCCAAGTCTAGTTAGTTGAAGCAGTTTTGTTGACCTTATGGTGACAGTTagggaaaaaatcaaaacattagcTAGAAACAAGTACATTACAGTCAGGGGACTGATGTAGAGAATAAGAACAGTCTGCTTGTTTTGTCAGGCAGTTAATTCCTCAAGTTTCTGCTGTGTCTAGATCAGTCAGCTTCTGAATGACTAAAGCAGGGCTGTTGTCTTTGGGAGTCTCTTGAGATGCAGCTTGTTTGTTTCAGATACAGCTTTGTTGACTTCTATGGCATTGTTGGAGCAGAGATATTGTCTTTGTTGTCTTTTGATATCGGCTTGACTTTGTGGATCCAGGCGACAACCTCTGGCTGCCTTTTTAGCAGTTGCTGTGTGGAGTCATAATAAATACAGGTCTTTTAGCATGTCCAGAGCCAAGGGACTCTAACTTCAAGTTTTTCATGTTAGATGGACCCATAGTTCCAGGAGGCTATCAGGTAGTAAGGCACCCTGGAATTTAGAATTAACAACCAAATCTTAGGAACAGATGTGACTGCCATGAAAGTTTACAATCTAGgcctttatttttgtaaatgagagcatctttttttaacaaagcgttacttttttttttgttgtttaagcaCAATACTTAATAATCACAACCTTATTTTGAGGTCAGGTCATTGACCAAAGATTATAGCAGCAGGTAGAAATGTAGTGTAACTGAGGACagagtgtgaacctccttagggaagacaCTGTTGACTCTCACCAtctggctggcctgggaagagagttGGCCTGAAAAAAAAGGTTAGCATAGAATAAGCAGCATCTTTAAAAGGAAGTGCACAGTCCTGTCTGTGACATTATTGACTCTAGGCTGTCCTTCAACAgtagtggttactttggaaggcGGGCAGACTGAAGGGCCTTTTCAGCCTGGTGTTGTGTCGTGGAGAGCATCAGGGTCTGCGGTCCTGACTTGGGAGCCTTTCAACTTCGAGGAagttctgctttcttttcttattttttttttcttttaaagatttatttatttatttaaaagtcagttacacagagagagaaggaggcagagagagagagaaaaagagagagagagagagagagagagagagagagagaggtcttccatctgctggttcactccccacttggcagcaacagctggagctgcaccaatctgaagccaggagccaagagcttcttccaggtctcccacatgggtgcagaggcccaaagacttgggccatcttttactgctttcccaggccatagcagagagctggatcagaagtggagcagccaggactcgaactggcatccatatggaatgccaacactgcaggcagtggctttacctgctacaccacagtgcgggcccccaaGGGCAGTTCTGTTTTCAAGGCCAAACTCTTGGCTGAGCTGACAGGACTCTTTagtggttggattttttttttttttttttattgactgcTGTTTGCCCAAAGCCTTGGTTTTCCATATGAAAAATCCATGCCATTTGGGTGGACTGGGCTTGTTGGGACTCCTGATGGCAGGTCACTGTGTGTAAAGCTGTTACTAATGACACTTACCTCTATATTGTTTCTGTTGCctagcttgctcctcttcctcctggcctcAGTTAAAAATAGACCACAGAGGCAGCCTTTTGGAACCAAGGGGATGACGTCAGTCCCGTAAACTTAGGTGGGCTGAGCTGGAAATGTGTAGTCACAGGTAAAACTTGCTGTGTTTTTCTTGTGAGataagacaatgcccatgaggagagTTGTGTCCTTTAGGTAAGATCAAAACTTGATGATCACCTTACCCAaacttctataaatttttaagtcattagtaaaacttcTGTATTTCTAATttagttttgtttggttttgttttgctcaaAAGTGGGGCTTTGTCTGTGTAAATCATATCATgattaagcttttattttgtatataccaggcattattacagaaaaagggTAGCCATCCCTTTCATAAGATCTGGGAAATTAAACTGTACATCCTGATGGCGAGTCTTCCAGAATagttagttttttattttgaaaagaatacaGGAGAAATGAGGCCACAAGTTAGGCCTCCCAGATTGTTTACCCTTAATAATTTATTATcaagtgaaaacttagcaagcaatgATAACTGTCAAATActacaacttatgaaaacatttactagTAGGTGGAAGTTTCTTTGTGAATTTTAAGACTAGAGtacatgtatttaaaaacattGATCTTTTACAtgtactaatttattttttaaacaactaCACTTAAATTACCTAAGATGCTAAATATTAGATAAACAtggttattatctttttttttttttttttaattattatttttttttttttgacaggcagagtggacagtgagagagagacagagagaaaggtcttccttttgccgttggttcaccctccaatggccgccgcggtagcgcgctgcggccggcacaccgcgctgttccgatggcaggagccaggtgcttatcctggtctctcacggggtgcagagcccaaacacttgggccatcctccactgcactccctggccacagcagagagctggcctggaagaggggcaaccgggacaggatcggtgccccgaccgggactagaacccggtgtgccggcgccgcaaggcggaggattagcctgttgagccacggcgccggcccatggttATTATCTTATGCTATGATCTTATTGAAGAACAACCCTAGAAAAGGTAAATTGGACTTTATAGGGAGTAATATGGATTGCTAATATTTTTGTGATTGTAAATATTTAACAGAACATTATAGGGCAAAACAATAAAGTGGTTTTGGTAACAGCTTTCATAAATCTtgaactgtttttctttctttttttatttttaaagatttattttatttatttgaaagtcagagttacacagagagagaaggaaaggcagagagagagaggtcttccatctgctggttcactccccaattggctgcaatggccaaagctgcatcaatccgaagccaggaaccaggagcttcctccaggtcttcccatgcaagtgtaggggcccaaggattagggccatcttcaactgctttcccaggccatagcagagagctgcataggaagcggagcagccagaacttgaaccggcacccatatgggatactggcactgcagatggtggctttacccgctatgtcaaaGCGCCGGTCCCAAACTGTTTTTCTTAAATTACCATCAAGTAATTACAATTAATTTTTGCTCTTAAAAACCTGAATTAACCAAACTTTTTCATTTGGAACCTGTAGTTCATTGTTAGACTTCAGCTTTATTTGTTTAACAGAGCTATTTCAATGTACTGAATACATGGAAATCATAGGAAAAGTCCTTAGGAATCTAGAAGAGGAAATATTTAAACACAAAACCAGCAGTGTTTTAACTTTTGTGAGTGGCttgttttggattattttttgaatgtctgtcaaaATGTCAAGAAGGTTTAAAATATCTGATTGAGGTGCCGGTGctggggctcagtgggttaatcttctgcctgcagttccagcattctGGGTGccagtgctcctcttctgatccagttctctgctatggcctgggaaagcagtagaagatggttccagtccatgggcccctgcacccacatgggagaccggaagaagctcctggctcctggcttcggatcagcccaactccaaccattgtggccatttggggagtgaatcagtggatggaagacccttctctttgtctctccctctcactgtctgtaactctacttctcaaataaataaataaaatctttaaaaaaaataaaatatctggttGGAATGTGATCTCCTCACATCATGATATAATATAGACTagatttaattattgttataaaatgcacttttaaaaactttaaaataagtgcataaacaaattattattcattttttaaagatttttttatttgcaagtcagagttacacagagaaaggagaggcagaaagagagacagagagaggtcttccatccaatggttcactccccaattagcagtaatggccggagctgtgccgatctgaagccaggagctaggaacttcttcctggtctcccacatgggtgcaggatcccaaggacttgggccatcctctactgctttctcaggccatagcagagagctggatcagaagaggagcagccaggtagaacccgcacccatatgggatgccagcgcttcaggccagggcattaacctgctgtaccacagcaccggcaacCAAAaactataattcttttaaaacttaGTTGTTTTAAACAATCATAACTTTAGCAAGCGACAGAGGACACAAAATATCATCTCAATAGGATACCAGATCTATGTCTTTTTGGATCTGTCAccaaaagggaaaatgaaaaccTTGAGTGTAAGAATTAGCACATGAAATCACCCCATAAGCTGGGACcatttaacagagtcagaacctGAAAAGCTTTCAGGACCTAACAAATTGACAAAGAAACCAATTAAGAAGAAAGTTATTAAAAGGAGATATTGCAGTTGTTTgccaaaacacattttaaaatttaagtttagaCTACTTTTTGGTAATTGTTAACATAGGATatacatactttttttatttatttacttgacaggtagaattacagagagagagagagagagaggtctttcttctgttggttcactccccaaatggctgaaacggatggagctgtgccgatccaaagccaggaaccaggtgcttccccctggtctcccatgcaggtgcaagggcccaaggacttgggccatccttcactccttttccaggccacagcagagaactgaatcggaagaggagcaaccaggacttgaaccggtggccatatgggatgctggcattgcaggtggtggtttttttttttttttaattttttttttttttgacaggcagagtggacagtgagagagagacagagagaaaggtcttcctttttgccgttggttcaccctctaatggccgccgcggtagcgcgctgcggccggcacaccgcgctgttccgatggcaggagccaggtgcttctcctggtctcccatggggtgcagagcccagacacttgggccatcctccactgcactccctggccacagcagagagctggcctggaagaggggcaaccgggacaggatcagtgccccgaccgggactagaacccggtgtgccggcgccgcaaggcggaggattagcctgttgagccacggcgccggccatgcaggtggtggttttatcctTTACGCTACAGCAACGGCCCCGTAAAATGAGCTTTCATTTTTAGGCTCTGGTTGGCATTTTGAAGGTCATGTGACCAGCAAACCcaagaataaatgttttttaaaccaATTTAAAACAACATATTTCCACGTGAACTAAAAGATATTTTGGGTTATTTTAACAGTTTCAATACATATA
This window of the Lepus europaeus isolate LE1 chromosome 7, mLepTim1.pri, whole genome shotgun sequence genome carries:
- the LOC133763783 gene encoding olfactory receptor 52N5-like; the encoded protein is MLVSNNTYVAPQYFILNGIPGLERVHVWISLPLCTMYIISLVGNLGLVYLIYYEESLHRPMYFFLAMLSLIDLLTCTTTLPKALCIFWFNLKEVNFQACLVQMFFVHGFTGVESGVLMLMALDRYVAICYPLRYAAILTNPIIVKAGLATFLRGVLLMMPLPFLVKRLPFCRSNIISHTYCDHMSVVKLSCASIKVNIIYGLMVALLIGVFDICCISLSYTMILRAVVSLSSSDARQKAFSTCTAHISAIIITYVPALFTLFTHRFGGHTIPPSIHIIVANLYLLLPPTLNPIVYGVKTKQIRDSVIKFLQEGRKGSSNQFKLESNLCVHAFLIVGSSGNGS